DNA from Ananas comosus cultivar F153 linkage group 12, ASM154086v1, whole genome shotgun sequence:
CAATGTGCTTTATTCTGACACAAGGAAAAGCGTTAAATTAAAGTGGTCATGAAATGAAATTGTAAATAGCTGACAAAAAGGTTAGTATAGGTGAATCACAAGTAGTCCTATATTCATAagaaacgaaagaaaaaaaaagaaaactcttaCACACCTGAACAACATAATTTCCATACTGGTGGTTCGCCAATAGACAAACAGACTTCAAAATTTCTCTCATCAAGATTTGCTGAGTTTTAAGATCATCACAGTATTCCAGTATTTTCTGAATCAACAAAAGTACGATGTCGACCTCCATGAGAAAAAATATTGGAACATTTGCTTCTACTCCAATAAAAGTTATCTcatccctgcaaaatctgaaatGTCGGTATGCCTTATAAAACAAACCTTTATTACTCTTCGAAATGTTATTAGTACTAAAAAATGTTTATTACTGCAAAAACAGATTTTCCCCAATTTAAGGGTATTTTTATAAGAAACTGCATACTTGAGgaacatatatgaaaattcagattttacagggaTACTTGCATAAATAGATAATTTGCAGGTTTGTACTagtaaaagccccaaaaatatTTGTGCTTAAAAAATATCCTAACATGGAGCATAAATGGCAGGGAAAAGGGTGAAGGACCTTAATGACATGGCATCCATATTGATCAATGCACATCGGAACAACTTTATCGTAGAAACATGAGATAATAAACTGAATCATATGATGTGGCAAGCACTCAACACATTTCTGAACGACATGGCTTCCATTTTGGTCATTTACACATTCCATGACATGGCCATCGAGTTCCATAGCCAATTTTAATTTCACTTCCAGATCGACAACATCAAGTGCCTGTTGCAGTATTTACTCAGTGTATGGTGATTTGCATCAAAATATTCCAATCCACCAAATATATGATTATGCGAGTAGAACTAAGAGAAAACTATACAAACGTTATTAGCAgaagatatgtatatatactagATTCTTCTAAGGTATCTCGATGTAATAATGGGATAGAAAAATGCAAGAGGCCTGAGGCCCATGAATTAGTAAGTGCTAAACTGAAGAAAACCCCATAGAATATCATAGTTTTCACTTTGCCCTTGGAATGTTGCAACCCATTACCACCCACAAGTGTTCCAATAAGTGATACTATCAGTTTGCTGTAAGTAAatggaaaaatagaaaaatgtaGGTTCTAGAATTTCAGGGATCCAATGGAGTATCGCGATATTTATGGAGGTTTTCTGCAATTTCTTCATTGCAAGATATCATTCTATGCTTTAACAGCAAATAGATGATATTGTGCTTTTTGATGCATCTAAATTTTGTATAGTTCAAAGATCAGATGCAGAATTACCGTCTGAACCACTCGGCAGCCATATGTGTTGAAGCTGAGACGCAACACATTTCCATGTATAAGGCTAGTTAACTCCTTTATTTGAGCTGGATTTCCATAGTCAAAGAACTGATGCaaggaaacaaagagaaaacataATCTGGTAGTTCATGCTAAACACACGCGCACATAGAGAGAGAGGCCAAACCTTCTGGACCACATAATTTCCAAATGCATCATTCATCAGAGAGAAAGCATGAGGCAAGACTTCTTCAAATACACAATCTCTTTCTTCAGCACTTGCTGTGTCGAGCTTCTGCTGAATAAAACGGCTGCCTAGCTGGTCAACACTGCACGTTAAAACACAATATTAGTAAGAATGTAAACGGcataaaataagaaagtttaTAAATGCCTCCGGTGTACTGATCTTGGTTTTATACCACAAATAGCAAAAATAACAGCATTAAAAGGAAAGTACTTCAGACTCGCAATTTTCATGTACCTGAACACAACAATATGACCGAAAATATCAGAGAGATGAAATATTCTGTTTCTGTTGTTCTTGAATTCCTCTAGAAGTGGTGGAACATACTCTGGGTTTTTTGAAAGTGGCCTCTCATACTGCTTTTGCAGTCCCTTGGCCCCAACTACTTTGCAAGAAGTGCTTCCCCGAGAAGCAATTTGGAGTGAAGGATTACTACAACATGCTTCAGCTTGTGCTATGCAGTCGACTGCCTTCAAGTACAATATCAAAAGTGGGTCGGCTTTGGATTGATACCGGAGCCGATTAAGATATTCTAGTTCTCTTGCATTTAAGGTTGGTGGAGTAAAAATGCCTTCGAACATACGGAAACTAAAAGATGCAATAGAAGTTGGAACAGCTGCATCGTCATACAAAACAGACAAATTTCGGGGACCATTACGGAAAGATTGTCTTAGATCTCCTGAATCTTTTGAGTCAAAGTTCTCCAATAAAGAATGTTTCTTGGTATGGTTTTGCCCATCTTTTGAGTCACAAACAAAATTGTGATCATCATTTATTTTTCCTTGAAGCTTTACTTGGGGAATTTTCTTACCATTTAATACACCAAAAGTCGACAAGTTAATGCCAGATAAAGAAGCTAAAAATTCATCAGATTTAGCATTACTTGAGGAGGCATTTTTTCCTTGAAGCTTCAGTTGAGGAATTTTCTCACCATGTAATACACCGGAAGCCGATGAGTTAATGCCAGATAAGGAAGCTAAAAACTCATCAGATTTAGCATCACTTGAGGAGGCGTTATTGGAGGATGGTGAACTAATTACATTCTTCTCAGGGGTACTAATTGTAAAACCTGCTAAGTAATGATGACCAGGTACCCAAACAGATGAAGTGTGACATGGTGGTTCAGTTATAGTCTGAAAtgatgtttgaaaaaaaaatggtgtgtCAGTAATGGAAATTATACAGAGTACAATGCAGCATCAAGTTAAAAGGCAAATTCAAGAAAAGGCAAATAAATTGGAGATATTTTTAGCGCAGCAAATGAACACTGAAGCTTCAAGCAGTCGCAATTTCTGTACGTAGGCTCACTACTTGTTATTTATTATGCATGCAAAAAGAATAGCGAATGGTGAGCCAACGGTTGGAATAACGACTAGAGTATTTGATAAAGGCTTTAATAGGAAAGCAAATTAAAACTGATCTTGATTTCAAGTACAACCTCTTAGATACTAAATATTTATAACACAatattaattccaaaaaaagaAGTACAGACACAGAGACACATGAATGGAAATGCAAATTACAATTGAGCattgaagtaaaaaaattaacaattgtAGTAATGATGAGTGAATGCTGCTGTTTTGAGGCATAAATTATATCCCATGTCTTCTGACATGATTTACTGCCTGTTTTGCCAATGAGACACTCTTGTCATTTATATAAAACTGAGAAAAATTTCTACATCTTCCTGTTTTAGTACTTAAATAAGAGATTACTTCATTTCTCCAATAAGAGTGGTACTTTGGCAAATTTTGGTGCAAGCAATTGACCTAAATTAAATCtgcagagagagaagagaggtaaAGCAAATAATATAACCAACTTATGCAGCTCGGACAACAACCTATATATACAAATTACGACAAACTGAGGCATGGCATACTAAATCTACATGTATATAGTTCAAATGCATGATAGTAAGCAGCTTACACCTGTGTTTATTACATGCCGTGCAAGCTACATAGGGTTATGGTCTGTGCAGGACGCTAAAGTGACTGAATCTGCATATGCAGGCGCAAATATGGTGACACAGGTCCATGTGTCATATCTTAGAATAGTGTCAACAATATATCTGTAGTACTCTATaatatctaggtccaatgcagaTCGTGATAAGAAGCAATCTTTATTACTGGCTGTTGAAAGACAAATTATACATCTTGTTTAGTTTATAACATGATTACCTTGAGAACACTCAAGTTCGTCAAACACTTCAACTGGTCCATAGACAGTTCAACCTAATGACGTCATTGTGCCATCACATTGAGACATTAAGATAGCTTCCTAGTTTCCTTATGAAGACAGAGAACCAGAAAAAGACAATGTCAATCATACTGGtgtaagaattttattttatgtttggaTTTGTCTTGAGATAGTGGATCCATCCTGCTCCACATTGCAGCATTACATATTTGGAGAAAAAGTTGAAGGGGAAGCTTTTTAGAGGTCTATGATGGTAGCAAATGGCTTGGGCCAATGCTCTTCAAGGGTTAGAAGTTGGAGGCCCCGCAATACGGACCATCGCGATATTTGTGAGCTTTTCTTTAACCTATTAAGATTTGTTATTAGAGACATCTATACCCCTTTTCGTTATGATCAATGATATGAGAGCATCGGTGTATATAGGGACTAAAGTTTCTTAGAATCTACCTATTTTCGTACACAACTATTAGAGCATCGGTGTATATGGGGGCTAAAATTTCATAGAATCTACCTATTTTCATACACAACTAGTGATTGCCGCAAAATATTTCCTCTATCTTTGTCATTAGACTTAGCCATCAAAGCTGTCCAATGTGAATGAAATTGTGTTCCTTGCTTTCTTCACTTTTCTCTTCATCATCTTTGGTGTTTATGTCTGACGTACTTAATTTTTAGGGccaataaatgaataaaatcaACAAACCATAATGATTCTTGAATAACTATATTAACCTTAATGAAGACCACGAATGCATGCAATTATCATATTCAATAAACAAAAGTACGTAAGAAGTCTCACCACATGTGTAGGTTACAAGGATGTTAATAGGATTCTTAAAAATAAAGGCATGTGATATAATGCAAGGGACCAACCACAAAATATCCACCGTCAATGTTATGCTAATAGTCTGCCTATCACAAAATAGATTTCTGTGAGGATATTGGAGCACACGATAATTCATTTAGAATCGTGTAGAGTTGGATTTTCTCTTAGGATTTTGGTTCTTAATAGTGACCCTCTCATCTTTCTTCGATCATAATTCATGAGCAAACGTTCCAATGTATAGTGTTAGAGAAGAAATAAGAGAGTATTCTTGCCTCTATAATAGGAAGATGTTTGAGCAAGAATTGTCGTGCCACTGGCACTGGGTACTGGGGTGTGCCATCAGCATGGCATGACACACTTGCACGACTCAGCATACACTATTTTATATGTCAACACGAGTGGCATGGGCTTATCAACATAAGTGGCACGGATGCCAGGCGCCAGTTGTGCCAGACCTTGCTGACTGGCACAAGAATCCTTATGTTTGATAATAGACAACTTGATAGAATCAAATTTTCCTAGAGAATTTAAAGTCAAATTACTAAACATATTTGTAACATCATGCATGAGTCATAATGATAGGAAAAAGCACTTAGTCATGCACGGATGAATAAGTTGTCATAGGCAAATTGACTATGCAAAGGAGTCAGCCTCGAAAGGTTTGATTGGTTGGAGTGGGAGATCCGATCAATCTATGCCGGTCGAGTATGCATAAAAAATTCGTGCTCTTCGTAATCAATAGAATACATAAAAAGTCTGAATGAAGAAACTTCTTAGTAATCAATGTAACacataaaaaaatccaaaagaagGATTACCAAATCATCTGTGTCAGTAGGAACGAAGCACTTATGTGCTAATGGCTTGTAGGCACATTATAGGAGAGTGCCATGATAACTTCTATGCTGGAATGTAGCATAGCACGTCCCACCTAAAATACtttgtatttttctttcttctatgTTAACACCTATGCATACCATCATCATGTACATGCATGAAAATACTGAGCCAGTGCCTGAATGGCATGAGGTGTGCCACTCAAAGTTTTCAATAAGGTCTTAATAATGTAATCatgaaatgtatttttttttctaatattctaGAATTGTTTTTTAACTAGAATCAACCAAATCGGTGCAAGGAATCTTTACAAAGTTGATTAGAAAAATGAATCCTGACAAAACAAAACTCTCCTAAAGAACTTCCAACATTATAAACTGGTAATAGGAGATTAATCGCCAATTAAGTGATAGCATGAGACAGAGTACAATTTGACACCACCCAGCTAATCTACGAAAAGGGGCCTGCTGGACTTGTATTTCTAGCCATTTTGCTATTTCTTGGCAACAAGCAAATTGGAATCGAGTCTAGTGTACGCTAGTTTGCTTTTTGATGCTTTGTAGGCAATTTCAAGTTTGGTAAATTTACTATTGCCTCATGTAtggaaatatttttcatatcctTCACCATTGAGAGCACATTCTCTTTCCTGATATCATTCTTCTCCATCATCTCTTCATTGTCTTCAAACAGAGGAAGAAGTTTCTCTTTCAACCGCAAAAAAAGTTGTGGGATCTTCAACCTAAATGAAGGCcccaaaaattaaaagaagaggCTCATAAGAGAGTTAAGAACAATAGCTTCTTTTAAAGCTCTCATTGGCTAGATGCGCTTTTCATACCACCTTTCCTTCCTCTTGTGTTATTCTCAATTTCCAAAGTTCAATCCAGGAAGACTATGATGAGATCATGAGATGATAGATAACTCATCTATCGACCATTGCAAAACACTTTCTATAACAACCCTAGAAACACTGGCATCAAGTATGCCCAAAAAAGGATACACTGAACTTGCCTTTGAGGTAACTGCGTCCCAAAAGCCCTTCTCATGTGTTGTCATGCATCTAAAAATCACCAAATTCCGTACTGGCACGGCGCCATCAATGCAACAAAAATTGCCAATCAGCATGACTATGGATATAGGCACGTACTATCTATTCCACGCGTCAAAAGGAGCTACATGGTTTAGAAATAATATTGTAAATAGCACATACTATCTATTCCACGCGTCAAATGGAGCTACATGGTTTACAAATAGTATTGTAAATAACAGAAATCTCTGTTCCGACGCCCCAATTCACATGCAGCTCAATGTTTTCTTGTATTCCACAAAGATTATCTTCTCATCCTTCTGTCACAAATTGATCTCCAACAATCAGAATATTAATGTAGCCTTACTTTTCTATGACCCTCAAGTAGTCAATCAGATCGTTGGAGTCGATCAGGACCCGCAACAGAAAATCAGAAACAACTTGTTACAGGGTCATGTGAAGAATCAGGGTGCAAAAAGAACCTCCCTGATATTGCTAGGTAATGAAATATTAAGTACATACCTTTTTTTGTCAAA
Protein-coding regions in this window:
- the LOC109718200 gene encoding pumilio homolog 2-like, which encodes MSMPNACLSGSASPTVNVGPAAAATRRSLGVIGDRRPTLGQRGPTEVPTERPIEGPTGRPIEGPTGRRSRLGVIGDGRRPKNSAEEVERLQSSTDILQTITEPPCHTSSVWVPGHHYLAGFTISTPEKNVISSPSSNNASSSDAKSDEFLASLSGINSSASGVLHGEKIPQLKLQGKNASSSNAKSDEFLASLSGINLSTFGVLNGKKIPQVKLQGKINDDHNFVCDSKDGQNHTKKHSLLENFDSKDSGDLRQSFRNGPRNLSVLYDDAAVPTSIASFSFRMFEGIFTPPTLNARELEYLNRLRYQSKADPLLILYLKAVDCIAQAEACCSNPSLQIASRGSTSCKVVGAKGLQKQYERPLSKNPEYVPPLLEEFKNNRNRIFHLSDIFGHIVVFSVDQLGSRFIQQKLDTASAEERDCVFEEVLPHAFSLMNDAFGNYVVQKFFDYGNPAQIKELTSLIHGNVLRLSFNTYGCRVVQTALDVVDLEVKLKLAMELDGHVMECVNDQNGSHVVQKCVECLPHHMIQFIISCFYDKVVPMCIDQYGCHVIKKILEYCDDLKTQQILMREILKSVCLLANHQYGNYVVQYVLENGNRDVQSFIIRKLAGQIVEMSKEKFASNVIEKCLLCSGPEDRQILINVILGTTDANEPLKEMMTDQFGNYVVQKVLETCNDQQRELILSRIKAHLNALKELTYGKHIVSRVEELIATGERRRGASNAS